A genome region from Megalobrama amblycephala isolate DHTTF-2021 linkage group LG18, ASM1881202v1, whole genome shotgun sequence includes the following:
- the nadk2 gene encoding NAD kinase 2, mitochondrial isoform X2, with the protein MLSRALRKSLSYGNPIVAGFTGSYCSRLCFHQTAACKVASQAECGFRPAKVAVVTKTTRYEFEQQRYRYAGLSEEDLKQLLALKGSSYSGLLERHNIHTLNVGQIVDSLQKQGIEVRVVKRGEYNEDTVRWADAIISAGGDGTMLLVASKVYDKNKPVLGVNTDPERSEGHLCLPVRYTHAFSEALQKLRKGEFRWQWRQRIRMYLEGTGINPTPVDLHELQLSLEQHSKAHRITTETHRCTTHDSSERPHLLPVRGLNEIFIGESLSSRASYYEISIDDGPWEKQKSSGLSICTGTGSKAWSYNINKLVEQAVEDVLRIGKSKTGLDIPLNREFIESVTETYNESLIFGPEEDKLFFSIREPIVNRVFSNSRQRGFAKKVCVRSRCWDACMVVDGGTSFEFNDGAIATISLNEEDLLRTVILD; encoded by the exons ATGCTATCCCGAGCTTTAAGGAAATCTCTTTCCTATGGAAATCCAATAGTGGCGGGTTTCACTGGGAGCTATTGTAGTCGTCTGTGTTTTCATCAGACCGCCGCGTGTAAAGTTGCTTCGCAAGCTGAATGTGGCTTCAGACCTGCGAAGGTGGCGGTTGTGACTAAGACCACACGATATGAATTCGAGCAGCAGAGATATCGCTATGCAGGTCTGTCGGAGGAGGATCTTAAACAGCTG CTTGCCCTAAAAGGATCCAGTTACAGTGGGCTTCTAGAGAGACACAATATACACACCCTTAATGTTGGACAGATTGTGGACAGTCTACA GAAACAGGGGATTGAGGTGCGCGTTGTAAAAAGAGGAGAGTATAATGAGGACACAGTACGATGGGCTGATGCCATTATCTCTGCTGGAG GTGATGGGACCATGCTACTAGTTGCCAGTAAAGTGTATGATAAGAACAAACCTGTATTGGGGGTCAATACAGACCCAGAAAG GTCAGAGGGTCACCTGTGTTTACCTGTGCGCTATACACATGCCTTTTCTGAGGCCTTACAGAAACTCAGGAAGGGTGAGTTCAG GTGGCAGTGGCGTCAGCGTATCCGTATGTACTTGGAGGGCACCGGGATAAACCCGACTCCAGTGGACCTGCATGAGCTGCAGCTGAGCCTCGAACAGCACAGCAAAGCACACCGTATCACTACAGAGACACATCGCT GTACGACGCACGATAGTTCTGAAAGGCCTCACCTACTCCCTGTCCGAGGACTCAACGAGATCTTCATCGGGGAGTCCCTGTCCTCCAG GGCTTCATACTATGAAATCTCCATTGATGACGGGCCGTGGGAGAAGCAGAAGAGCTCAGGGCTTAGCATTTGCACTGGAACTGGATCTAAAGCCTG GTCCTACAATATTAATAAACTTGTGGAGCAGGCAGTGGAGGATGTCCTTAGAATAG GTAAATCAAAAACTGGTTTGGATATTCCTCTAAATCGGGAGTTCATTGAGAGCG TGACTGAAACATACAACGAGTCTCTAATCTTTGGCCCAGAGGAGGACAAACTTTTCTTCAGCATAAGGGAGCCTATAGTCAACAGAGTATTTTCCAATAGCCGACAAAGAGGTTTTGCCAAAAA GGTTTGTGTCCGCTCAAGGTGCTGGGATGCCTGCATGGTGGTGGATGGTGGGACGTCCTTCGAGTTTAATGATGGTGCCATTGCTACCATCAGCTTAAATGAGGAGGACCTGTTGCGAACTGTCATTCTTGATTAA
- the nadk2 gene encoding NAD kinase 2, mitochondrial isoform X1 → MLSRALRKSLSYGNPIVAGFTGSYCSRLCFHQTAACKVASQAECGFRPAKVAVVTKTTRYEFEQQRYRYAGLSEEDLKQLLALKGSSYSGLLERHNIHTLNVGQIVDSLQKQGIEVRVVKRGEYNEDTVRWADAIISAGGDGTMLLVASKVYDKNKPVLGVNTDPERSEGHLCLPVRYTHAFSEALQKLRKGEFRWQWRQRIRMYLEGTGINPTPVDLHELQLSLEQHSKAHRITTETHRCTTHDSSERPHLLPVRGLNEIFIGESLSSRVKYKSFKPHLTLSLHRASYYEISIDDGPWEKQKSSGLSICTGTGSKAWSYNINKLVEQAVEDVLRIGKSKTGLDIPLNREFIESVTETYNESLIFGPEEDKLFFSIREPIVNRVFSNSRQRGFAKKVCVRSRCWDACMVVDGGTSFEFNDGAIATISLNEEDLLRTVILD, encoded by the exons ATGCTATCCCGAGCTTTAAGGAAATCTCTTTCCTATGGAAATCCAATAGTGGCGGGTTTCACTGGGAGCTATTGTAGTCGTCTGTGTTTTCATCAGACCGCCGCGTGTAAAGTTGCTTCGCAAGCTGAATGTGGCTTCAGACCTGCGAAGGTGGCGGTTGTGACTAAGACCACACGATATGAATTCGAGCAGCAGAGATATCGCTATGCAGGTCTGTCGGAGGAGGATCTTAAACAGCTG CTTGCCCTAAAAGGATCCAGTTACAGTGGGCTTCTAGAGAGACACAATATACACACCCTTAATGTTGGACAGATTGTGGACAGTCTACA GAAACAGGGGATTGAGGTGCGCGTTGTAAAAAGAGGAGAGTATAATGAGGACACAGTACGATGGGCTGATGCCATTATCTCTGCTGGAG GTGATGGGACCATGCTACTAGTTGCCAGTAAAGTGTATGATAAGAACAAACCTGTATTGGGGGTCAATACAGACCCAGAAAG GTCAGAGGGTCACCTGTGTTTACCTGTGCGCTATACACATGCCTTTTCTGAGGCCTTACAGAAACTCAGGAAGGGTGAGTTCAG GTGGCAGTGGCGTCAGCGTATCCGTATGTACTTGGAGGGCACCGGGATAAACCCGACTCCAGTGGACCTGCATGAGCTGCAGCTGAGCCTCGAACAGCACAGCAAAGCACACCGTATCACTACAGAGACACATCGCT GTACGACGCACGATAGTTCTGAAAGGCCTCACCTACTCCCTGTCCGAGGACTCAACGAGATCTTCATCGGGGAGTCCCTGTCCTCCAG GGTGAAGTATAAATCCTTCAAACCCcatcttaccctctcgcttcaTAGGGCTTCATACTATGAAATCTCCATTGATGACGGGCCGTGGGAGAAGCAGAAGAGCTCAGGGCTTAGCATTTGCACTGGAACTGGATCTAAAGCCTG GTCCTACAATATTAATAAACTTGTGGAGCAGGCAGTGGAGGATGTCCTTAGAATAG GTAAATCAAAAACTGGTTTGGATATTCCTCTAAATCGGGAGTTCATTGAGAGCG TGACTGAAACATACAACGAGTCTCTAATCTTTGGCCCAGAGGAGGACAAACTTTTCTTCAGCATAAGGGAGCCTATAGTCAACAGAGTATTTTCCAATAGCCGACAAAGAGGTTTTGCCAAAAA GGTTTGTGTCCGCTCAAGGTGCTGGGATGCCTGCATGGTGGTGGATGGTGGGACGTCCTTCGAGTTTAATGATGGTGCCATTGCTACCATCAGCTTAAATGAGGAGGACCTGTTGCGAACTGTCATTCTTGATTAA